The following proteins are co-located in the Desulfobacterales bacterium genome:
- a CDS encoding nucleotidyltransferase domain-containing protein, with amino-acid sequence MSHDALIKKIDEYFRSRPEVAAAYLFGSYAADTQKPESDADIGILFYHELAERFSDYEDLNEFIKQVFRHLGMDAL; translated from the coding sequence ATGAGCCACGACGCGCTAATTAAAAAGATAGATGAATATTTCCGAAGCCGGCCGGAAGTGGCTGCCGCGTATCTGTTCGGCTCTTATGCGGCTGATACCCAAAAGCCGGAAAGCGATGCGGATATCGGCATACTTTTTTATCATGAACTGGCAGAGCGATTTTCTGACTATGAGGATTTGAATGAATTTATTAAGCAGGTTTTTAGGCACTTGGGGATGGATGCTTTATGA
- a CDS encoding acyltransferase — protein MTYFVHESSYVDDDVRIGADTRIWHFCHILSGSRIGEECNIGQNVVLGPDVSIGSRCKIQNNVSVYKGVTLEDGVFCGPSMVFTNVFNPRSHLRRMDEIRETLVKTGATLGANCTIVCGHTIGAYSFVGAGAVVTRDVPDYALIAGNPARQIGWVCQCGEKLPADLFCKFCEVQYQEADGGLAVS, from the coding sequence ATGACTTATTTTGTGCATGAATCCAGTTATGTGGATGATGATGTAAGAATCGGGGCCGACACCCGGATCTGGCATTTCTGCCATATCCTGTCCGGCAGCCGGATCGGCGAGGAGTGCAATATCGGCCAGAATGTGGTGCTCGGCCCGGATGTGAGCATCGGCAGCCGGTGCAAAATTCAGAACAATGTGTCGGTGTATAAAGGGGTAACCCTGGAGGATGGCGTTTTCTGCGGGCCGTCGATGGTTTTTACCAATGTCTTTAATCCCAGGTCCCATTTGCGGCGGATGGATGAAATCCGGGAGACGCTTGTTAAAACCGGGGCCACATTGGGCGCCAACTGCACCATTGTCTGCGGCCATACGATTGGCGCCTATTCATTTGTGGGGGCAGGGGCTGTGGTGACCCGGGATGTCCCGGATTATGCTTTGATCGCCGGCAATCCGGCCCGGCAGATCGGCTGGGTGTGCCAATGCGGGGAGAAGCTGCCGGCGGATTTGTTTTGTAAATTTTGTGAGGTTCAATATCAGGAGGCGGATGGCGGGTTGGCGGTTTCTTAA
- a CDS encoding glycosyltransferase family 2 protein, which yields MKLIVQIPCFNEEKTLPQTVRDIPRNIEGIDSVEILIIDDGSTDRTVTVARELGVDHIVQNCGNKGLAMTFTNGLNACLTLGADIIVNTDGDNQYQGAGIARLVQPVLRGEADIVVGDRKTDSIEHFGFVKKKLQKIGSMVVRLLSGTTVPDAVSGFRAFSRDAAMQINVVSAYSYTVETIIQAGNKKLRIASVPVGTNPKTRDSRLMKSIPRFIAQQISTMVRMYTMFKPLRTFFIIGMICIIGALIPSVRFLIYYLAGEGGGHIQSLILAAILFLVGFQVIIVGLLGDVISFNRKLIEEILLRIRRMEMDE from the coding sequence ATGAAACTAATCGTCCAGATTCCCTGTTTTAATGAGGAAAAGACGCTGCCGCAGACGGTGAGGGATATCCCGCGCAATATCGAGGGGATTGATTCGGTAGAGATTCTGATTATCGATGACGGCAGCACGGACCGGACCGTGACGGTTGCCAGGGAGCTGGGGGTTGACCACATCGTTCAGAACTGCGGCAACAAGGGATTGGCCATGACTTTTACGAATGGTCTGAATGCCTGCCTGACGCTGGGGGCGGATATCATCGTTAATACGGATGGCGACAATCAGTACCAGGGGGCGGGTATCGCCAGGCTGGTGCAGCCGGTGTTAAGGGGTGAGGCCGATATTGTGGTGGGCGACCGCAAGACAGACAGTATTGAGCATTTCGGATTTGTCAAAAAAAAGCTTCAGAAAATCGGCAGCATGGTGGTGCGGCTGCTTTCCGGAACCACGGTGCCGGATGCGGTCAGCGGGTTCCGGGCGTTTTCAAGGGATGCGGCCATGCAGATAAACGTGGTCTCCGCCTATTCCTATACGGTGGAGACCATTATCCAGGCGGGCAACAAGAAGCTGCGCATTGCCAGTGTACCGGTGGGCACCAATCCCAAAACCCGGGACTCCCGGCTGATGAAAAGCATCCCCCGCTTTATTGCCCAGCAGATTTCCACCATGGTCCGGATGTATACCATGTTCAAGCCGCTGCGGACCTTTTTTATTATCGGCATGATCTGTATTATTGGCGCGCTGATTCCATCCGTGCGGTTTTTGATTTATTACCTGGCCGGTGAGGGCGGCGGGCATATTCAGTCCCTGATTCTTGCGGCCATTCTGTTTCTGGTCGGCTTTCAGGTGATTATCGTCGGGCTTCTGGGGGATGTGATTTCATTTAACCGCAAACTGATTGAAGAGATACTTTTGCGGATACGGCGCATGGAGATGGATGAGTAG
- a CDS encoding haloacid dehalogenase, with protein sequence MKNSFKLPPSELAFDIDGVFADTMRLFLDIAYHDFGINDIRYEDIIDYDFRAIGSLDEMVSMEILVKIVEGTYTLPLNPMAGAPAVIEKLNRHHRPTLFVTARPDGGHITEWLLEVLPVGSGDIEVIATGSFEDKQEVLQQRGVKYFVEDRLETCFLIQEAGIAPIVYKQPWNRKPHPFYEVENWQDIEALIALE encoded by the coding sequence ATGAAAAATTCGTTTAAGCTCCCCCCGTCGGAGCTGGCCTTTGATATTGACGGCGTGTTTGCCGATACCATGCGCCTTTTCCTGGATATCGCCTACCATGACTTCGGTATCAACGATATCCGCTATGAGGATATCATTGATTATGATTTCCGGGCGATCGGGAGCCTGGATGAAATGGTATCCATGGAGATTTTGGTTAAAATTGTTGAGGGGACATACACCCTGCCGTTAAATCCCATGGCCGGGGCGCCGGCGGTGATCGAGAAATTAAACCGGCACCACCGGCCCACGCTTTTTGTGACGGCGCGCCCGGACGGCGGGCATATTACCGAATGGCTGCTTGAGGTGCTGCCGGTGGGCTCGGGCGATATTGAGGTGATTGCCACCGGCTCCTTTGAGGACAAGCAAGAGGTGCTTCAGCAGCGGGGGGTTAAGTATTTTGTGGAGGATCGGCTGGAAACCTGTTTTTTAATTCAGGAAGCGGGTATTGCCCCGATTGTGTACAAGCAGCCATGGAACCGCAAGCCGCATCCGTTTTATGAGGTTGAAAACTGGCAGGATATTGAAGCATTGATCGCTTTGGAATGA
- the xerA gene encoding site-specific tyrosine recombinase/integron integrase, which produces MKDHALNLLVEQFIDFLSLEKGYAANTCRAYSRDLEDFLQYFMNNRALPMTIEGDSRETDAADLDAVSSLVIRGYLGHLHKQKIQKTSIARKISSIRTFFKFLEKHGVITKNPAESVLTPKQDKPVPAYLTVDQVFRLLDSIDTKTLSGKRNRALLETMYSAGIRVSELVGLDVADVDFSGKSIRVLGKGNKERLVPIGQPALAAIQDYREALCRQKKLTNANQGPLFLNKNMGRLTTRSVARILSKAALEAGLSVPVAPHDLRHSFATHMLDAGLDLRMVQELLGHQQLSTTQKYTHVSIDRLMAAYDSAHPRK; this is translated from the coding sequence ATGAAAGATCACGCATTAAATCTTCTGGTCGAGCAGTTCATTGACTTTCTTTCCCTTGAGAAAGGCTATGCGGCCAATACCTGCCGGGCGTATTCCCGGGACCTTGAAGATTTCCTGCAGTATTTCATGAACAACCGGGCTCTGCCGATGACCATTGAGGGTGACAGCCGGGAGACGGACGCAGCGGATCTTGATGCCGTGAGCAGCCTGGTGATCCGCGGCTATCTGGGCCATCTGCACAAACAAAAGATACAGAAGACCTCGATTGCGCGTAAAATTTCCTCGATCCGCACGTTTTTCAAATTTCTGGAAAAGCACGGGGTGATTACGAAAAATCCCGCGGAATCGGTTTTAACGCCAAAGCAGGATAAACCGGTCCCCGCATATCTGACCGTGGATCAAGTGTTTCGGCTGCTTGATTCCATTGATACAAAGACCCTTTCCGGCAAACGAAACCGCGCGCTTCTGGAAACCATGTATTCAGCCGGCATCCGGGTGTCCGAGCTTGTGGGTCTGGATGTGGCGGATGTGGATTTTTCCGGAAAATCGATCCGGGTGCTGGGAAAAGGCAATAAAGAGCGGCTGGTGCCCATAGGGCAGCCGGCATTGGCGGCCATTCAGGACTATCGGGAGGCGCTTTGCCGCCAGAAAAAATTGACAAACGCAAATCAGGGCCCATTGTTTTTAAATAAGAATATGGGGCGGCTGACCACACGCTCCGTTGCGCGGATATTAAGCAAGGCAGCCCTTGAGGCGGGGCTTTCCGTGCCGGTGGCGCCGCATGATCTGCGGCATTCATTTGCTACGCACATGCTGGATGCGGGCCTGGATCTAAGGATGGTGCAGGAGCTTCTGGGCCATCAGCAGCTGTCCACCACCCAGAAATATACGCACGTTAGCATTGACCGCCTGATGGCGGCCTATGATAGCGCGCATCCGAGGAAGTGA
- a CDS encoding PQQ-binding-like beta-propeller repeat protein, with protein MIISLKIQPPSRPLLITVFFLAILSFTAAPVLASRTIQVSPDPGSGVAPLEVKLTVRVDRSTSTPEEYVIDFGDGSEEERVETNEYSHTFTHTYGPGFFRPTATVLKKEIGTTTESDPASIIVAKWKFQTGDEIDSSPAIGPEGTIYVGSDDGNLYAVDPETGEEIWRFKTGDKIQSSPAVGPNRTIYVGSLDNRFYAIKPNGDLKWSFNIGDYIFSSPAIGPDGRVIYIGASDGSLYAFNASGTLKWKFDAGGKIVSTPSIGHDGLEHVVYFGSTNRHVYALAADNGDLKWAFPTDAEVYASPAIGKNGRIYVGECRIEDAEEYNFKFYCLNPDGTKNWSFTDGTGFYSSAAIGPDGIIYVGTWDGVFMAFNPNGGINWSVRPGPPYADINSSPAVGSNGVIYVGSKKEIFLALDPEQDEDEDAKNWVFRTGDDIVYSSPVIDADGTIYFGSRDKCLYAVNPGGMAPAASDWPMFQRNAARTGLAGDISIPAIISTEPMNQSTDVKRDLKQVKVNFSPDIDTDQVQIDEFQLKTGTGKDAEIVDGFSFLDFTRYNNVGFRPTAIFERIDDETPLPYNKVYTASIAYYTKNPDDTAEEENQQKTYTFAFRTEQEPEEELDSDPSSDFSCFIKALVEGNH; from the coding sequence ATGATTATTTCTCTTAAAATCCAGCCGCCGTCGCGCCCCCTGCTGATAACCGTTTTCTTTCTGGCAATACTCAGCTTCACCGCCGCCCCGGTGCTCGCCTCCAGAACCATCCAGGTATCGCCTGATCCCGGATCCGGTGTAGCCCCCCTGGAAGTTAAACTCACGGTTCGCGTGGACCGCTCAACCAGCACGCCTGAAGAATATGTCATCGACTTTGGCGACGGCAGCGAAGAAGAAAGAGTTGAAACCAACGAATACAGCCATACCTTCACCCATACTTACGGCCCTGGGTTTTTCAGGCCCACCGCCACGGTGTTGAAAAAAGAGATCGGCACAACCACAGAATCCGATCCGGCCAGCATTATCGTGGCCAAATGGAAATTTCAAACCGGCGATGAAATAGATTCCTCGCCCGCGATCGGGCCGGAAGGCACGATTTATGTGGGCTCGGATGACGGAAATCTTTATGCCGTTGACCCGGAGACCGGCGAGGAAATCTGGCGGTTTAAAACCGGCGATAAAATCCAGTCCTCTCCGGCGGTCGGTCCCAACAGGACAATCTATGTCGGCTCCCTGGACAACCGCTTTTATGCCATCAAGCCGAACGGGGATCTAAAATGGTCCTTTAACATTGGAGATTATATTTTCTCTTCCCCGGCCATCGGACCTGACGGCCGCGTCATCTATATCGGCGCAAGCGACGGCAGCCTGTATGCATTCAATGCCAGCGGCACCCTTAAATGGAAATTCGATGCCGGCGGAAAAATCGTCTCAACCCCGTCCATCGGCCACGACGGGCTTGAACATGTCGTTTACTTCGGCTCCACAAACCGCCATGTTTATGCCTTGGCGGCAGACAATGGCGATTTGAAATGGGCGTTTCCCACAGACGCCGAAGTGTATGCCTCCCCTGCAATCGGCAAAAACGGCCGCATATATGTGGGCGAATGCCGGATAGAAGATGCCGAGGAATACAATTTTAAATTCTACTGCCTTAATCCGGACGGCACCAAAAACTGGTCATTCACTGACGGGACAGGATTTTATTCATCAGCCGCCATCGGACCGGACGGCATCATTTATGTAGGCACGTGGGATGGGGTATTTATGGCATTTAATCCAAATGGAGGCATAAATTGGTCAGTAAGACCCGGGCCGCCCTATGCGGATATCAACTCCTCCCCGGCAGTCGGCTCCAATGGTGTTATCTACGTGGGCAGCAAAAAGGAGATTTTTCTCGCTTTAGATCCGGAGCAGGATGAGGACGAGGATGCAAAAAACTGGGTGTTTCGCACCGGTGATGACATTGTTTACTCCTCACCGGTGATTGATGCGGACGGCACGATATATTTCGGCTCGCGGGACAAATGCCTGTACGCGGTCAATCCCGGCGGCATGGCGCCGGCGGCCAGCGATTGGCCCATGTTTCAGAGAAATGCGGCCAGAACCGGGCTTGCCGGTGACATCTCAATTCCGGCGATTATCTCAACCGAGCCCATGAACCAAAGCACCGACGTTAAACGGGACCTCAAACAGGTCAAAGTCAATTTTTCCCCGGACATTGATACCGATCAGGTGCAGATTGATGAATTTCAGCTTAAAACAGGCACAGGAAAAGATGCTGAAATTGTGGACGGATTTTCATTTTTGGATTTTACCCGGTACAACAATGTGGGATTCCGGCCCACGGCGATTTTTGAACGAATCGATGATGAAACCCCACTGCCCTACAATAAAGTTTATACCGCATCCATCGCCTATTATACAAAGAATCCGGATGACACAGCTGAGGAAGAGAACCAGCAGAAAACCTATACCTTTGCCTTCAGGACGGAACAGGAACCCGAAGAAGAGCTCGACAGCGATCCCAGCTCTGACTTCAGCTGCTTTATTAAAGCCTTAGTGGAGGGCAATCACTAA
- a CDS encoding CopG family transcriptional regulator, with the protein MPNIKTAISIEKPVFEQMDMLAKNLKISRSRLYSMAAREFIQRHKNAELLERINNAYDDLPESEPIVSEMRPKHYKIVKDQW; encoded by the coding sequence ATGCCAAATATTAAGACGGCCATATCAATTGAAAAACCTGTTTTTGAGCAGATGGATATGCTTGCAAAAAATTTAAAAATATCGAGAAGCCGGTTGTATTCAATGGCTGCCAGGGAATTTATCCAGCGCCACAAAAACGCCGAGCTTTTAGAACGCATAAACAATGCCTATGACGACCTTCCGGAATCTGAACCGATCGTTTCGGAAATGCGTCCAAAACATTATAAAATCGTAAAAGATCAATGGTAA
- a CDS encoding type II toxin-antitoxin system HicB family antitoxin has product MKFRITEEIWREGNMYVSYCPELDIASCGEDVEEAKKNLKEAILINIEETRSMGTFKEFLEECGLEETESEVYGMRKELVGFTPIEIAVS; this is encoded by the coding sequence ATGAAATTCCGAATTACCGAAGAAATTTGGAGAGAAGGGAATATGTATGTTTCCTATTGCCCTGAGTTGGATATCGCTTCCTGCGGCGAAGACGTAGAAGAGGCAAAAAAAAATTTAAAAGAAGCCATACTCATCAATATCGAAGAAACACGCAGTATGGGGACTTTTAAGGAGTTTCTTGAAGAATGTGGCTTGGAAGAGACCGAAAGTGAAGTTTATGGCATGCGAAAAGAATTAGTTGGATTTACACCAATCGAAATAGCTGTTTCATGA
- a CDS encoding Rho termination factor N-terminal domain-containing protein has protein sequence MGNKEKQVKEKPLEKMTATELRAIAIDMPEITGASGMNKTELVKAIKKVRGVEDSAKKKDAKVSVRQLKEKIRDLKKKRAESLESDDKKWADIYRRRISRLKKKTRQVA, from the coding sequence ATGGGCAACAAAGAAAAACAGGTAAAGGAGAAACCCCTTGAGAAAATGACCGCTACGGAACTTCGGGCGATCGCGATTGATATGCCGGAGATTACCGGGGCCAGCGGCATGAACAAGACCGAGCTGGTAAAGGCCATCAAGAAGGTCAGGGGGGTCGAGGATTCCGCCAAAAAGAAGGACGCAAAGGTTTCGGTCCGCCAGTTAAAGGAGAAAATCCGGGATCTGAAGAAAAAACGGGCCGAGAGCCTTGAGTCAGATGATAAAAAATGGGCGGATATCTATCGGCGCCGGATCAGCCGGCTGAAGAAAAAAACCCGGCAGGTGGCCTAA
- the coaBC gene encoding bifunctional phosphopantothenoylcysteine decarboxylase/phosphopantothenate--cysteine ligase CoaBC: MKGKEIVLGVAGGIAAYKSVEVLRLLQKAGADVRVIMTRNAEWFLGRMTFEAISGHSVFVEMFGEQSDPHMRHISWAETADAVVIAPATADIIGKLANGIADDALSTFMMAVTAPKLVCPSMNTNMYESAAVQRNLKILQNDGYIVVAPGAGELACGAVGAGRLPDPEQIAESVNNCLLPKDFNGKRVVVTAGPTREPMDPVRFVSNPSSGKMGYAVARAAAARGAEVVLVAGPTSLPDPYGVKVVRVDTASEMAEAVFAEMDAADAVIKVAAVSDYRPVEVAGQKMKKQADELVVKMAKTEDILETLGKRKKNQVLVGFAAETEDLEKNALDKLKRKNLDMIVGNLIGAPDSGFEADTNKMKLFFKDGHVEDLPMLDKDEAAHALLDRVLSL, translated from the coding sequence ATGAAGGGAAAAGAGATAGTGCTGGGTGTTGCCGGCGGGATTGCGGCATATAAGAGTGTTGAGGTGCTGCGATTGCTGCAGAAGGCCGGCGCGGACGTGCGGGTGATTATGACCCGGAATGCCGAGTGGTTTTTGGGGCGGATGACGTTTGAGGCGATTTCCGGGCATTCGGTGTTTGTCGAGATGTTCGGCGAGCAGTCGGACCCGCATATGCGCCATATTTCCTGGGCGGAAACCGCGGATGCGGTGGTGATCGCTCCGGCCACCGCGGATATCATCGGAAAGCTGGCCAACGGGATAGCCGACGATGCCTTAAGCACCTTCATGATGGCGGTCACGGCGCCAAAGCTCGTCTGCCCGTCCATGAATACCAACATGTATGAGAGTGCGGCGGTGCAGCGCAATTTAAAGATATTGCAGAATGACGGCTATATCGTTGTGGCGCCTGGCGCCGGGGAGCTGGCCTGCGGCGCGGTGGGCGCGGGCCGGCTGCCGGATCCGGAGCAGATTGCGGAGAGTGTCAATAACTGCCTGTTGCCAAAGGATTTCAATGGGAAGCGCGTCGTGGTAACCGCCGGGCCGACGCGGGAGCCGATGGATCCGGTGCGGTTTGTGAGCAATCCGTCCTCCGGCAAGATGGGCTATGCCGTGGCCCGGGCGGCGGCAGCCAGGGGCGCGGAGGTGGTGCTGGTGGCCGGGCCCACGAGCCTGCCTGATCCCTATGGGGTAAAGGTTGTGCGCGTTGATACGGCGTCAGAAATGGCCGAAGCGGTTTTTGCTGAAATGGATGCGGCGGATGCGGTCATCAAGGTGGCTGCGGTGTCGGATTACCGGCCGGTTGAGGTGGCCGGCCAGAAAATGAAAAAACAGGCGGATGAGCTTGTGGTGAAGATGGCCAAAACCGAGGATATTCTGGAAACGCTCGGCAAAAGAAAGAAAAATCAAGTACTTGTAGGCTTTGCCGCTGAAACCGAGGATCTTGAGAAGAATGCTTTGGATAAGCTTAAGCGCAAAAACCTGGATATGATTGTGGGCAACCTGATCGGCGCACCGGACTCGGGATTTGAGGCGGATACCAACAAGATGAAGCTTTTTTTCAAGGACGGCCACGTAGAAGACCTACCCATGTTGGACAAGGATGAGGCGGCGCACGCGCTGCTGGATCGGGTTCTTAGTCTTTGA
- a CDS encoding Gfo/Idh/MocA family oxidoreductase has protein sequence MYKFALLGAAGFVAPRHMKAIKDTGNELVAALDPNDSVGVIDSYFPESAFFVEFERLDRHVDKLRRKGEKIDYVSICSPNYLHDAQIRFALRSDAHAICEKPLVLNPWNIDGLEEMEQESGKHIYNILQLRLHPAIIELKEKVARAGKDTKYDVDLSYITSRGRWYFISWKGDVHKSGGIATNIGIHFFDMLIWIFGPVQNNTVNILEADKAAGCLELENARVRWFLSVDAKTLPAEVSEKGQRTFRSITVNSEELEFSGGFTDLHTASYQHILDGEGFGASEARPSIETVYTIRNAAPVGLKGEYHPFLKRLGI, from the coding sequence ATGTATAAATTTGCTTTGCTCGGGGCGGCCGGTTTTGTCGCGCCGCGCCACATGAAGGCGATTAAGGATACGGGAAATGAACTGGTTGCGGCATTAGACCCCAATGACAGCGTGGGCGTAATTGACAGCTATTTTCCGGAAAGCGCGTTTTTTGTTGAGTTTGAGCGGCTGGACCGGCATGTGGACAAACTGCGGCGAAAGGGCGAAAAGATCGATTATGTGTCCATATGCTCACCCAATTACCTGCATGATGCCCAGATCCGGTTTGCCCTGCGAAGCGATGCCCATGCCATCTGCGAAAAGCCCTTGGTGTTAAATCCCTGGAACATCGACGGTTTGGAGGAGATGGAGCAGGAGAGCGGCAAGCATATCTACAATATCCTGCAGCTGCGGCTTCATCCGGCGATCATAGAGTTAAAGGAAAAGGTGGCCAGGGCTGGCAAGGACACCAAATATGATGTGGATCTTTCCTATATCACCAGCCGGGGCCGCTGGTATTTTATCTCCTGGAAGGGGGATGTGCATAAATCCGGCGGGATTGCGACAAATATCGGGATTCATTTCTTTGATATGCTGATCTGGATTTTCGGGCCGGTCCAGAACAATACGGTTAATATCCTGGAAGCGGACAAGGCGGCCGGCTGTCTTGAGCTTGAAAACGCCCGGGTGCGTTGGTTTTTGAGCGTGGATGCGAAAACACTCCCGGCCGAGGTTTCGGAAAAAGGGCAGCGCACGTTCCGCTCGATTACGGTAAACAGCGAGGAGCTCGAGTTCAGCGGCGGGTTCACGGATCTTCATACGGCCAGCTACCAGCATATTCTGGACGGCGAGGGGTTCGGTGCGAGTGAAGCGCGGCCCAGTATTGAGACTGTCTATACGATCCGCAATGCCGCGCCGGTGGGGCTAAAAGGCGAGTATCATCCGTTTTTGAAACGGTTGGGGATTTAG
- a CDS encoding type II toxin-antitoxin system PemK/MazF family toxin — MVICQGDIFWVELSPPNGSEPGYRHPHVVIQNDLFNQSRINTVVVCALTSNLKRADAPGNVLLKKGEANLPKKSVVNISQLFTVNKGDLHEKIGGLSKNRFLEILQGIKLLVEPKGEEAPRET, encoded by the coding sequence ATGGTAATTTGCCAGGGGGACATATTCTGGGTCGAGCTTAGCCCCCCAAACGGTTCTGAACCGGGATATCGGCATCCCCATGTCGTCATTCAAAACGACCTTTTCAACCAAAGCAGAATCAATACTGTCGTGGTTTGCGCTTTGACATCCAATCTAAAAAGGGCCGATGCGCCCGGCAATGTGCTTTTAAAAAAAGGCGAAGCCAATTTACCGAAAAAAAGCGTGGTCAATATTTCTCAGCTTTTTACCGTAAACAAAGGCGACCTGCATGAAAAAATCGGGGGCTTATCAAAAAATCGCTTTCTTGAAATTTTACAGGGTATAAAACTTCTTGTGGAACCGAAGGGCGAGGAAGCGCCACGTGAAACGTGA
- a CDS encoding 50S ribosome-binding protein YggL, translated as MKKRLRKKKHFGEFTEWGRQLVINRNHKDGFDEFLDAFLEEAIDANGCCCGGGGKDDRLSVVVELGRRSDSPDAKLEKIVAWLEARIDVQDWMIGEEFDIWHGDFRDIEEGEEQQDLK; from the coding sequence ATGAAAAAGCGACTCCGTAAGAAAAAGCATTTTGGTGAGTTTACCGAATGGGGGCGGCAGTTAGTGATTAATCGGAATCATAAAGATGGATTCGATGAATTCCTTGACGCTTTCCTTGAAGAGGCAATTGACGCTAATGGATGCTGCTGCGGCGGAGGCGGAAAGGATGATAGACTGAGTGTGGTAGTTGAGTTGGGACGCCGCTCAGACAGTCCTGACGCCAAATTGGAAAAGATTGTTGCATGGCTTGAGGCTCGAATTGATGTACAGGATTGGATGATCGGCGAAGAGTTTGATATTTGGCATGGGGATTTCCGGGATATAGAGGAGGGGGAAGAACAGCAGGATTTGAAGTAA
- the hslV gene encoding ATP-dependent protease subunit HslV, protein MPIKSTTILAVRHNGNVAVAGDGQVTLDTSVVKHHAKKVRRIYNDRIVVGFAGATADALTLSEKLEGKLERYNGNLIRAAVELARDWRTDKYLRRLEAMMIAVDAEQMLLISGTGDVIEPDEGVIAIGSGGVAAHSAAVALMKYGNMENATARDIVEAAMKIAGDVCIYTNAAVTVEEL, encoded by the coding sequence ATGCCAATAAAAAGTACAACCATACTCGCGGTTCGGCATAACGGCAATGTTGCGGTGGCCGGGGACGGCCAGGTGACACTGGATACGTCGGTCGTTAAACACCATGCCAAAAAAGTCCGGCGCATCTACAATGACCGGATTGTCGTGGGTTTTGCCGGCGCCACGGCGGATGCCCTGACGCTGTCTGAGAAACTCGAGGGCAAGCTGGAGCGGTATAACGGCAACCTGATCCGGGCGGCTGTGGAGCTGGCACGCGACTGGCGGACGGATAAGTATCTGCGGAGGCTTGAGGCCATGATGATTGCCGTGGATGCGGAGCAGATGCTTTTAATCTCCGGCACCGGCGATGTCATCGAGCCGGATGAAGGGGTGATCGCCATCGGCTCGGGCGGCGTGGCCGCCCATTCCGCTGCGGTGGCTCTGATGAAGTACGGGAATATGGAAAACGCCACTGCCCGGGATATTGTGGAAGCGGCCATGAAAATTGCGGGTGATGTGTGCATTTATACCAATGCGGCAGTGACGGTTGAGGAGCTTT
- a CDS encoding uracil-DNA glycosylase yields the protein MNKSSEDMHSITSKLQNYLEFISNLGFKGADCSEPALEMIKSWGHPPLPVNESLADIENELTKCRKCRLADHGPPGVMGAGSPGVRVMFVGGWPEPEDESSGKPYSGKAGELLGRIIQAMDLTRADVYITHALKCRPPQNYQPKTGEIKTCCGFARREIHVVKPNVIFALGEAAAYALLEEESAWEKLRGRFHYYHDIPVMPTFSPEHLLADPSAKRETWDNIKQVLKKIKEL from the coding sequence ATGAATAAATCATCTGAAGACATGCATTCCATTACATCAAAGCTTCAAAATTACCTGGAGTTTATTTCAAATCTTGGGTTCAAGGGCGCTGACTGCTCGGAGCCGGCACTGGAGATGATTAAATCCTGGGGGCACCCCCCGCTGCCGGTAAATGAATCCCTGGCTGATATTGAGAATGAATTAACTAAGTGCCGCAAATGCCGCCTGGCTGATCACGGGCCTCCCGGGGTTATGGGCGCTGGCAGCCCGGGCGTGCGGGTGATGTTTGTCGGCGGCTGGCCAGAGCCGGAGGACGAATCATCCGGCAAGCCCTACAGCGGAAAAGCCGGTGAGCTGCTTGGGCGGATTATTCAGGCAATGGATTTAACCCGTGCAGATGTCTATATCACGCATGCGCTAAAGTGCCGGCCGCCGCAGAACTATCAGCCGAAAACCGGGGAGATTAAAACTTGCTGCGGCTTTGCCAGGCGGGAAATCCATGTAGTAAAGCCGAATGTGATTTTTGCGCTGGGCGAAGCTGCCGCCTATGCGCTGCTTGAAGAGGAGTCCGCATGGGAGAAGCTTCGCGGCAGATTCCATTATTATCATGATATCCCGGTGATGCCCACTTTTTCGCCGGAACATCTGCTTGCCGATCCTTCGGCCAAGCGAGAAACATGGGATAATATCAAGCAGGTGCTAAAGAAAATTAAAGAACTTTAG